The Solanum pennellii chromosome 11, SPENNV200 genome contains a region encoding:
- the LOC107004750 gene encoding dihydrolipoyllysine-residue acetyltransferase component 5 of pyruvate dehydrogenase complex, chloroplastic, producing the protein MSHLLQSTFIPTTTTTLRRRSVFPTTHLRKTHVVESKIREIFMPALSSTMTEGKIISWMKTEGDKLAKGESVVVVESDKADMDVESFYDGYLASIIVPEGSSAPVGSPIALLAESEDEISLAKSKTPTPTSTSSSAATASVTEEVSTVAAAVAVPVTATSSSDAGPVKLASSIHPASEGGKRVVASPYAKKLAKELGLDLRGVVGSGPNGRIVAKDVEAAAGSAPIGVAAAAKPSGGAPAAPAVELGTTVPFTTMQSAVSRNMVESLAVPTFRVGYTITTNALDALYKKVKSKGVTMTALLAKATALALVQHPVVNSSCRDGKSFTYNSSINIAVAVAIDGGLITPVLQDADKVDLYSLSRKWKELVDKARAKQLQPHEYTTGTFTLSNLGMFGVDRFDAILPPGTGAIMAVGASQPTLVGTKDGRIGMKNQMQVNVTADHRVIYGADLAAFLQTLAQIIEDPKDLTL; encoded by the exons ATGTCTCATCTTCTTCAATCCACCTTCATCCCCACCACAACCACTACCCTCCGTCGCCGTTCTGTGTTTCCGACGACCCATTTACGGAAAACCCATGTTGTAGAATCGAAGATCCGTGAGATTTTCATGCCAGCACTTAGTTCTACTATGACTGAAGGAAAGATTATCAGTTGGATGAAAACTGAAGGTGATAAACTAGCTAAAGGTGAAtcagttgttgttgttgaatcGGATAAAGCTGATATGGATGTTGAATCATTTTATGATGGGTATCTTGCTAGTATTATTGTACCTGAAGGTAGTTCTGCACCTGTTGGTTCTCCAATTGCTCTTcttgctgaatctgaagatgaaATTTCACTTGCTAAATCGAAAACTCCGACACCCACTTCTACTTCTAGTTCGGCTGCTACTGCTAGTGTAACTGAAGAGGTTTCTACGGTAGCAGCTGCGGTTGCGGTTCCGGTTACGGCTACGTCATCTTCTGATGCCGGGCCTGTGAAATTGGCGTCTTCGATTCACCCAGCATCAGAAGGGGGGAAGAGAGTGGTGGCTTCACCGTATGCTAAGAAATTGGCTAAGGAATTGGGGTTGGATTTGAGGGGAGTGGTGGGGAGTGGGCCTAATGGGAGGATTGTGGCAAAGGATGTTGAAGCAGCAGCTGGTTCTGCTCCTATTGGTGTTGCTGCAGCGGCGAAGCCAAGTGGTGGTGCACCAGCGGCCCCAGCAGTAGAATTGGGGACGACTGTGCCATTTACGACAATGCAGAGTGCGGTGAGTCGAAATATGGTGGAGAGTTTGGCAGTTCCAACTTTTAGAGTGGGGTATACTATTACTACTAATGCCCTTGATGCTCTCTACAAGAAG GTCAAGTCGAAAGGAGTGACAATGACAGCATTGTTGGCAAAAGCCACAGCACTTGCATTGGTGCAACATCCTGTTGTGAACTCTAGTTGTAGAGATGGGAAGAGTTTCACATATAACAGTAGTATTAACATTGCTGTTGCAGTCGCCATAGATGGTGGCTTGATTACTCCTGTACTTCAGGATGCTGACAAG GTTGATTTATACTCATTGTCAAGGAAATGGAAGGAGTTGGTTGATAAGGCCCGGGCTAAGCAACTTCAACCCCATGAATACACCACAG GCACTTTTACTCTATCCAACCTTGGAATGTTTGGCGTTGACCGTTTTGATGCCATCTTACCACCAGGAACT GGTGCAATCATGGCTGTAGGAGCATCTCAACCCACACTTGTTGGAACCAAAGATGGTCGAATTGGCATGAAAAACCAAATGCAG GTCAATGTCACTGCTGATCATCGGGTAATATATGGTGCTGATTTGGCGGCTTTCCTGCAAACCTTAGCACAGATAATTGAGGATCCTAAAGACCTTACTCTTTAG
- the LOC107002869 gene encoding leucine-rich repeat receptor-like tyrosine-protein kinase PXC3, with product MQVLYIDFLETPYHFLEVFSFLTVKAKNKKKMNLRYAPHIVITIFLSFSLQIVFSQLPTNQINVMRSVYDLFHNDTGDSFVWNGTDKASTPCSWKGVSCNSDNSSLTKVTFSLFSISSSEFLPFICQIGTLESLDVSQNFLSSIPNEFITVCGGISGLKLLNFSGNRLEGFLPTFTGFGKLESLDFSFNNLKGKVDLQLNGLNSLKSLNLSSNMFNGSVPTSLGKFNLLEELHLSANAFQGEFPTQIVNFGNLTLIDLSLNKLSGVIPDRIGELSKLQVLILSANRLSGTIPQSLRNITTLTRFAANQNNFVGNIPFGITTYLRNLDLSFNTLNGTIPQDLLFPMNLQFVDLTSNKLEGPVPSNMSINLIRLRLGQNALNGSFPSASFESLQSLTYLELDNNQLTGPIPSELGKCQKLALLNLAQNKLSGVIPVELGDMSNLQVLSLQSNNLVGEIPSNISQLNRLQKLNFSSNSLTGSIPSSLSSLRDLTNLNLQGNKLSGRIPVDISNLNVLLELQLGGNQLGGPIPDMPLSLQIALNLSHNLFQGPIPSSFSRLTSLEVLDLSYNRFSGQIPDYLAGMKGLTRLVLSNNQLSGVVPKFGSFVIVDTDGNGDLIYPSPVAPPQAAAKKRKSIVVAVVVPIAGVATIAIFVVIAISISRRYYRINDEHFHSGVQISQSPVVQGKVLTANSIHKSNIDFTKAMVAVSEPSNVVFKTRFSTYYKAVMPSGTTYFVKKLNWSDKIFQLGSHELFGEELRNIGKLNNSNVMIPLGYLLAADSAYLFYEFAPIGSLYDVLRGSLGYSLDWASRYSIAIGVAQGLAFLHGCDKGPILLLDLSSKSILLKSQNEAQIGDIELYKVMDPSKSTGSFSAVAGSVGYIPPEYAYTMRVTMAGNVYSFGVVLLELLTGRPAVSQGTELAKSVLSNSEKHSKWDHILDSSISKASLNVRSQMLAVLKLALACVSVSPEGRPKMKSVLRVLLHAR from the exons ATGCAAGTCTTGTACATAGATTTTCTTGAAACCCCTTATCATTTTCTTGAAGTTTTCAGCTTTCTGACTGTCAAagccaaaaacaaaaaaaaaatgaacttaagGTATGCTCCCCATATAGTTATTACTATATTCTTGTCTTTTTCTCTTCAAATTGTGTTTTCCCAATTGCCCACAAATCAGATTAATGTCATGAGAAGTGTCTATGATCTGTTTCATAATGATACTGGTGATTCTTTTGTATGGAATGGAACTGATAAAGCTTCAACCCCATGTTCTTGGAAAGGGGTTTCATGTAATTCTGATAATTCTTCCCTTACCAAAGTTACCTTTTCATTGTTCTCTATTTCTAGCTCTGAATTCTTGCCTTTTATTTGTCAAATTGGTACTTTGGAGTCTCTTGATGTTTCCCAGAACTTTTTGAGCTCTATCCCAAATGAGTTCATCACTGTTTGTGGGGGAATTAGTgggttgaaattgttgaactTTAGTGGGAATAGATTGGAGGGTTTTTTGCCTACTTTCACTGGTTTTGGAAAGTTGGAGTCTTTAGACTTTTCTTTTAATAACTTGAAGGGAAAAGTTGACTTGCAGTTGAATGGATTGAATTCACTCAAGAGTTTGAACCTTAGCTCTAACATGTTTAATGGTTCAGTTCCAACCAGTCTTGGAAAATTTAATCTTCTGGAGGAGCTTCATCTTTCTGCAAATGCTTTTCAAGGTGAATTCCCCACTCAAATTGTGAACTTTGGGAACTTAACTTTGATTGACCTTTCTCTAAACAAACTATCTGGTGTAATACCTGATAGAATaggtgaactttccaaattgcAAGTCTTGATCTTGTCAGCCAATAGATTGAGTGGCACAATCCCACAATCCCTTAGGAATATCACAACGCTGACGCGTTTTGCTGCGAATCAGAATAATTTTGTTGGAAATATACCCTTTGGTATAACCACATACCTGAGGAATTTGGACCTCAGTTTTAACACATTAAATGGTACAATTCCTCAGGACCTCTTATTCCCAATGAACTTGCAGTTTGTTGATCTCACTTCCAATAAGTTAGAGGGACCTGTTCCTTCAAACATGTCGATAAATTTGATCAGGTTGAGATTGGGGCAAAATGCTTTGAATGGGTCATTTCCATCTGCTTCTTTTGAAAGCCTTCAAAGTTTGACCTACTTGGAGCTGGACAACAATCAGTTAACTGGACCAATTCCTTCTGAATTGGGGAAGTGCCAAAAGTTGGCCCTTTTGAACTTAGCTCAGAATAAGCTGAGTGGTGTTATTCCTGTTGAGTTGGGTGATATGTCTAATCTTCAGGTACTGAGTCTTCAATCCAATAACCTAGTTGGAGAAATTCCAAGTAATATCTCACAGTTGAACAGATTGCAGAAACTCAATTTCAGCTCGAATTCGTTGACTGGTTCCATACCAAGTTCATTATCAAGTTTGAGAGATCTCACAAACTTGAATTTGCAGGGGAATAAACTAAGTGGTCGAATTCCGGTTGACATTAGTAACTTAAATGTGCTGTTAGAACTCCAACTTGGAGGGAACCAACTCGGTGGGCCTATTCCTGATATGCCATTGAGTTTACAGATTGCTTTGAATCTGAGTCACAATCTTTTTCAAGGACCTATACCGAGTAGTTTTTCTAGATTGACTTCATTGGAAGTTTTGGATCTCTCTTACAACAGGTTCTCGGGTCAGATTCCAGACTACCTGGCGGGAATGAAAGGCTTGACTAGGTTGGTGCTTTCAAACAATCAACTGTCTGGAGTTGTTCCAAAGTTTGGAAGTTTTGTCATTGTTGATACAGATGGAAATGGGGATCTGATCTATCCTTCCCCAGTTGCTCCACCACAAGCTGCtgcaaaaaagagaaaatcaatAGTTGTTGCAGTTGTTGTCCCAATTGCAGGTGTAGCAACAATTGCCATTTTCGTGGTGATTGCTATTTCAATCTCTAGAAGATATTACAGGATCAATGATGAACATTTTCACTCAGGAGTACAAATTTCTCAATCCCCTGTCGTTCAGGGAAAGGTTTTAACTGCAAACAGCATTCACAAGTCAAATATAGACTTCACAAAGGCCATGGTAGCAGTGTCTGAGCCCTCAAATGTTGTGTTCAAGACAAGATTTTCAACCTACTATAAAGCTGTTATGCCGTCGGGTACAACCTATTTTGTCAAGAAGCTTAATTGGAGTGACAAAATATTTCAGTTGGGAAGCCATGAACTATTTGGGGAAGAGCTAAGAAATATTGGAAAGCTGAATAATTCGAATGTCATGATTCCACTAGGCTATCTTTTGGCTGCTGATAGTGCTTACCTCTTCTACGAATTTGCCCCCATTGGCTCGTTATATGATGTTCTTCGTGGTAGCTTGGGCTACTCGTTAGATTGGGCAAGTCGCTACAGCATAGCTATTGGAGTAGCTCAGGGTTTAGCTTTTCTTCATGGATGTGACAAGGGTCCAATCCTCCTCCTCGACCTTTCTAGCAAGAGCATTCTCTTGAAGTCCCAGAATGAGGCTCAGATAGGAGACATTGAACTCTACAAGGTGATGGATCCTTCGAAGAGCACAGGCAGCTTTTCTGCTGTTGCTGGTTCTGTCGGTTATATTCCTCCAG AATATGCATACACAATGAGAGTCACAATGGCTGGAAATGTATATAGCTTTGGGGTTGTTCTGCTGGAATTGTTGACAGGAAGACCTGCAGTTAGTCAGGGAACCGAGTTAGCCAAGTCAGTGCTGAGCAACTCTGAGAAGCACAGCAAGTGGGATCACATTCTGGATTCTAGCATTTCTAAGGCATCACTCAACGTTAGGAGCCAGATGTTAGCAGTCCTCAAATTGGCTCTAGCTTGTGTCAGTGTATCACCAGAAGGCCGGCCAAAAATGAAGAGTGTGCTTCGGGTGCTTCTCCATGCAAGGTAA
- the LOC107004779 gene encoding pentatricopeptide repeat-containing protein At1g31430, producing MSSIRSIDTKTCFELLKTCKSITKLKQIHAQVIILNFHKHIGILHKLLAFTTHDDTDFNYAKKIFSCCENRTLFMYNVMIKGYVKTGQFKKPLYLFDELRIHGLFPDNFTYPFVFKAIGELKMVKGGEKIHGYVLKSGVLFDNYVGNSVMDMYGLFGYVESLNKVFDEMPNRDSVAWNILISGFVRCGRFQDAVLVYKKMREENGVKPDEATVVSTLSACTALKSLEIGREIHGYVVEELEFSLIIGNALVDMYCKCGCLIVAREIFDDMPMKNVICWTSMVLGYVNSGQLDEARKLFERSPVRDLVLWTTMINGYVQFNRVDDAMDLFRSMQIQGIKPDKYTLVALLTGCAQLGALQQGEWIHDYMKENRITVTAVVGTALIEMYAKCGCIEKSMEIFDELEEKDTASWTSLICALAMSGNTRKALELFSEMEQAGFHPDDITYIGVLSACSHGGLVEEGRKYFHAMSRIHAIQPKLEHYGCLIDLLGRAGLLSEAEVMISQIPNRDNKIIVPIYGALLSACRIYGNVDVGERVAELLMEIESYDSSTHTLLANTYASAGRWEDVSKVRGTMRDLGVKKSPGCSSININGNVHEFIVGH from the coding sequence ATGTCTTCCATAAGGTCAATTGACACTAAAACTTGCTTTGAGCTTCTTAAGACTTGCAAATCCATTACAAAACTCAAACAAATCCATGCCCAAGTTATCATTCTCAATTTCCACAAACACATTGGCATTTTACACAAGCTATTAGCTTTTACAACTCATGATGATACAGACTTTAATTATGCCAAGAAAATCTTCAGTTGCTGTGAGAACCGAACATTGTTTATGTACAATGTAATGATTAAAGGGTATGTGAAAACGGGTCAATTCAAGAAACCCCTTTACTTGTTTGATGAATTAAGAATACATGGCTTGTTTCCTGATAATTTTACTTACCCATTTGTGTTTAAGGCTATTGGTGAGTTGAAAATGGTGAAAGGAGGTGAAAAGATTCATGGGTATGTCTTGAAATCTGGTGTTTTGTTTGATAACTATGTGGGTAATTCTGTTATGGACATGTATGGTTTGTTTGGTTATGTGGAGAGTTTGAACAAGGTGTTTGATGAAATGCCTAACAGAGATTCGGTGGCGTGGAATATATTGATTTCTGGATTTGTTAGATGTGGTAGGTTTCAGGATGCTGTTTTGGTTTACAAGAAGATGAGGGAGGAAAATGGTGTTAAGCCTGATGAAGCTACGGTTGTGAGTACTTTGTCAGCTTGCACTGCGTTGAAAAGCTTGGAAATTGGTAGAGAAATTCATGGATATGTTGTGGAAGAGCTTGAGTTCAGCCTTATTATTGGGAATGCGTTGGTCGatatgtattgtaagtgtggaTGCTTGATAGTGGCTAGGGAGATATTTGATGATATGCCAATGAAAAATGTGATATGTTGGACTAGTATGGTATTGGGGTATGTTAATAGTGGTCAATTGGATGAAGCTAGAAAACTTTTTGAGAGGAGTCCAGTTAGGGATCTAGTTCTGTGGACAACTATGATTAATGGGTATGTGCAATTCAATCGTGTTGATGATGCAATGGACCTGTTTCGTTCGATGCAAATTCAGGGGATTAAACCTGACAAATACACACTGGTTGCTCTTCTCACTGGTTGTGCTCAGTTAGGAGCCCTGCAACAAGGGGAATGGATTCATGATTACATGAAAGAAAACAGAATAACTGTTACTGCCGTTGTTGGTACTGCCCTTATAGAGATGTATGCAAAGTGTGGTTGTATAGAAAAATCGATggaaatatttgatgaattagAAGAGAAAGATACTGCATCTTGGACTTCACTTATTTGTGCTCTAGCCATGAGCGGGAACACTAGGAAGGCACTGGAACTGTTCTCAGAAATGGAACAGGCTGGATTTCACCCTGATGATATCACTTATATTGGAGTGTTAAGTGCATGTAGCCATGGGGGCTTGGTAGAAGAAGGCCGCAAGTATTTCCATGCAATGAGTAGGATTCATGCGATTCAGCCAAAGTTAGAACATTATGGCTGTTTGATAGACCTACTTGGTCGTGCTGGGCTCCTAAGTGAAGCTGAAGTAATGATATCTCAGATACCCAATAGAGACAATAAGATTATAGTTCCAATATACGGGGCTTTGCTCAGTGCCTGCAGAATTTACGGCAATGTTGATGTTGGTGAACGTGTGGCTGAACTGCTCATGGAGATTGAATCTTATGATTCTAGCACTCATACACTTCTGGCAAACACCTATGCATCTGCTGGCAGATGGGAAGATGTATCAAAGGTCAGAGGAACTATGAGGGATTTAGGTGTTAAGAAGTCACCTGGATGCAGTTCAATTAATATCAATGGAAATGTGCACGAGTTCATTGTTGGACATTAA